The segment TCCTGCTCACGACGGAAGAATCCCTTGCGGATCTCAATGCACGACTCATCGACGGCGTGCCGATGAACCGCTTTCGCCCGAACATCGTCGTCCGCGGTGCACCGCCATGGGCCGAAGACACGTGGACCCATATGTCGATTGGCAATGTGGTGTTCCAGTCCTGCAAACCTTGCCAGCGCTGCCAGGTCATCACGATTGACCAAGCCACGGGAATTCGCGGCAAAGACCCGCTCGCAACGCTGTCCACGTTTCGCGCTCGCTCGAACAAGGTCTACTTCGGCTGGAATCTGGTGGCCGAAGGTGAGGGTGAGCTGCATGTGGGTGATCGAGTGAATTTGATCGGCCATTCATGAAACGGCGTAAAATGAACGCCACGTGAAGGGCCTCATCAAAGTCGGCTACGCGTGCAACGAGAACTGCACGTTCTGCCACACGGCCGACATTCGCCACATGGACGACACGGCCGATCGCATCGACTGGAAGATCGATCGCGCCAAGCGCCTCGGCTACTCGATGGTCGTGCTCAGCGGCGGCGAACCGACGATGCGCCCAGAGCTGCTTCGCTGGGCCCGCCGCATCGCATCGCGCGGGCTGGATCTAGGCCTCGTCACGAACGGTTTGATGCTCGCGTACCCCAACGTCACGGACGAGCTCATCAGCGAATGCCGCTTGAAGTACGTGTACATGTCGCTGCACGGAGGCGACGCGAAAGTACATGGATCGGTCGTTCGAGCCGACACGTTCAGCAAGGCCATGCAAGCCATCGGCAACCTGCACGGACGCGTCGATGATTTGACCATCAACTGTGTCGTTACGACCGCGAACGTTCGTCATCTGCGCGGCGTCGTGGACAAACTCCTCGGTTTCCCCAAGCTGTGCATCAAATTTTCCATGACGCAGCCCAAGGGCGGCGGCAGTCGAGCATTCGACATCATCGTCCCCGACGTCGAGGAATGCGCCGAGCGCGTGAAGGATGCCATCGAGTACGGTCAGGACAAACGCGTCGGAGACGAACCTCGATTTGCCCACGATGGCATTCCATTTTGCCTCCTGCCGGGCCTCGAACACCTCTACGACGACCTCAAGACCCACGGCTACGCGACGATGATCGAAGCGGACGAAGACGATTTCGTTCCGGTCGACGACGTCGCGAAGATTCAGCCATCGGAAATATGCGGCGACTGTGCGCTCGCGGGCGCGTGTCCAGGGCTTTACCGAGGTTACTTCGAGACCCGTGGAGCATCCGCGCTGCGTCCCGTCTTGGGAAAACCTCGCGCCAATTCGTACAACTTCGTACCCGAGCGTGACATCGCTCGTGCCCCAGGCGCCCCCTGCCCCATCCGCACAGATGGTACGACCCCGTATGATCGCGGGCGTACGCTGTTCGTGCGCATGAAGGATCGGATGCGCCTCTTTCGCACGGAAACGCGCGACTTCTCCGACGAAGAACTGTTCGGCATCAAAGACAAGTACGGGCAGCTCTACATCGACATTTCCACGAAGCTCGCGCCCGACGACTTTTCAAAGGACCTGCGCAAGCTGCGGCTCTCCGCGGAATGCGGCCCATGTCCCGAGCGCTCCAAGTGCACAGGCTGCTACGAAGCAACGAGCGCCGACGTCTTCTCGCACGATGACCGGTTCGTGCTCGATGTCCTCGCAGGTTTGTCCGGGCGAGTTCTCGATCTTGGATGCGGCGAAGGACGCTACTTGGAGACGCTCGCCAAACGCGCCGAGACAAACGCCATCGACTACGTTGGTCTCGACCCGGATCCTGCGAGTTTGTCCGTGCTCGGATCACGCTACCCGTTTGCAAGGTTCGTCACGGCAAATGCGGAAGAGCTCCCCGACGATATCGGCACGTTCGATCACGTCTTGGCCCTGCGCAGCGTCAACCACTTCAAGGATCCCGCACGCGTCTTCGATGGTGCGATCGCGCGATTGCGCCCGGGCGGCACGCTACTGCTCGTGGACAACGTTGCCTTTGGGCTCGTACGAAGCCGCAAACATGCTTCGCGTGCCGAGTCCTCCACGACGAACCGGCTGGAACACTTTCGCAACGACGACGCTGAAAAGTGCGCCCGAAGACTCGAAGGAAAGCCCCTCAGGCTCATCCTTCGCCACGATGTAACTCCTTTGACCAGCAACCAATGGGTTTTGCGTTACGAACGTTTGGAACAGGTGTCTCAGTGACTGCTACCGCTCCTCGAAGGCTTCCCATCGCCCCCCCAGCCGAAACGAACTTCGCCGACTTTCAAAACGAGGCGCTCTTGGGCGAGACGAAAACGCTCCAGCACGAGGCTGCCGCGCACGAGAAGCGCAACTGGGTTCGCTTGTCGTACGACTGCAACAACCACTGCACGTTCTGCCTCGATTCGAACGCGCACGATGGAACGATGCGCGCGACGCAGGACATCAAGGTGCAGATCGTCGAAGGGCGAAAGCGCGGATCGAATCGACTGATTCTCTCGGGCGGCGAACCGACGATGCACCCGAACTTCCTCGACTTCGTCAAGCTCGGCCAAATG is part of the Polyangiaceae bacterium genome and harbors:
- a CDS encoding radical SAM protein, which gives rise to MKGLIKVGYACNENCTFCHTADIRHMDDTADRIDWKIDRAKRLGYSMVVLSGGEPTMRPELLRWARRIASRGLDLGLVTNGLMLAYPNVTDELISECRLKYVYMSLHGGDAKVHGSVVRADTFSKAMQAIGNLHGRVDDLTINCVVTTANVRHLRGVVDKLLGFPKLCIKFSMTQPKGGGSRAFDIIVPDVEECAERVKDAIEYGQDKRVGDEPRFAHDGIPFCLLPGLEHLYDDLKTHGYATMIEADEDDFVPVDDVAKIQPSEICGDCALAGACPGLYRGYFETRGASALRPVLGKPRANSYNFVPERDIARAPGAPCPIRTDGTTPYDRGRTLFVRMKDRMRLFRTETRDFSDEELFGIKDKYGQLYIDISTKLAPDDFSKDLRKLRLSAECGPCPERSKCTGCYEATSADVFSHDDRFVLDVLAGLSGRVLDLGCGEGRYLETLAKRAETNAIDYVGLDPDPASLSVLGSRYPFARFVTANAEELPDDIGTFDHVLALRSVNHFKDPARVFDGAIARLRPGGTLLLVDNVAFGLVRSRKHASRAESSTTNRLEHFRNDDAEKCARRLEGKPLRLILRHDVTPLTSNQWVLRYERLEQVSQ